The following DNA comes from Vicinamibacterales bacterium.
CTCGTCGATCGGTACGGCCATGCCCCGATCATAGAATGACGCCATGAGCGACGACGCCCCGAAGAGCGCCATCGAGCTCGCCATGGCGCGGCTGCGGAAGAAGGACGAGGAGGCCGGCGCGGCCGAGGCTCCGCTGACCGACCACCAGAAGGCGGCGATCGCGGAAGTCCGGCAGCTCTACGCCGCCCGGCGCGCGCAGGCCGAAATCATGCACCAGGCCAGCCTGGCCAGCGCGATGGACGTCGAGGGCCTCGCACGCCTGCACGAAGAATTCACGCGCGACACCGATCGCATGGCGCGGGAGCTCGAGGAGAAGGTGGCGGCGATCCGTCGCCAGTCAGGCCAGGCGTAACAGGCACGTCTGCAGGTAGCGGGCGTCGGCGTCGGCCAGCTCCGTGGGATAGTCCGGCGGCAGGCCGCCCTGGGCCACGACCGACGCGCGGCGGCCGGCGGCCGCGAGCGCCGCGTGCGCCATGCCGGCGAGCTGGAAGCCCCGCGTGTTGCTGGCCAGCCACAGGTCGCCGTCCGGCGGCATCAGGCCCGCGGCGGCGGACACCAGCGCCGGATAGTCACGGTCGATCGCGAAGGGCGCCCCGCGGGCGGCCGAGTAGCTGGGCGGGTCGACGAGGACCAGATCGAAGCGCTCGCCCCGGGCCCCGGCCTCCGCCACGAACGTGGCCGCGTCGCGCGCCTCCGTGCGATGCCGGCCGGCATCGAGTCCGTTCATGGCGATGTGATCCCGGGCCCAGCCCAGCACCCCCTCGGACACGTCCACGCTCGTCACCGACGCCGCCCCGCCCGCCGCCGCGGCGATCGACAGCGTGCCGGTGTAGGCGAACAGGTTCAGCACGTCACGTCCCCGCGCCAGGCCCGCGATCCGCGCACGCTCCTCCCGCATGTCGGTGAAGAGTCCGACGTTCACGCCGGTCGTGAGATGCACTTCGAATCGCCACGGACCCTCGCGCACCTCGAGGCGCGCGGGCGGCGTCTCGCCCACGGTGGCCACGGGACCGCCATCCGCCGGACGGCCCCGGGCGCGCAGCTTCACGACCGCCCCCCGGCAGCTGCCGCGCCCGACCAGCGCCTCGGCGATGCCGGTCGCGACGGCCACGAGGCCGGGGGCGGCCGCGGCCACGACCGCCCATCCCGCGTACAGATCGGCGACCACGCCCGGCGTGCCGTCCCCGGCGCCGTTCAGCAGCCGGTACGCGGCCTCCGGAGCGTCGAGCCCGAACGCGCCGCGGAGACGGGCCGCCCTCGCGATCCGGTCCTCGGCCCACGCGGCGTCGGGCGCCCGGTGCGGCTCCGCGCCGCGGCTCATGACGCGCCAGAGGCCGGTGGCGCGGTCGAGGACCGCCACGCCGAGCGGCACGTGGCGGGCGGTGGTCAGTTCCGCCACGGCGCCGTCAGCCAGGTCGGCCGGCGCCGGGCAGAGCGACAGGGGGAGATCCGCCGTCCGGGCCAGGCGCTCGGTGCCCCGGGCGGGCACGATCACGATCACGGTCACGACCCCGCCTCCCGCGTCCAGTGCGCGTCGAGCCACGCGTCGAGCGCGGCGAGGTCGGCCGGCAGGGGCGCGTCCACGACGACGCGCCGTCCGCTCACCGGGTGCGGGAACCCGATCGACGCCGCATGCAGGGCCAGCCGCGATGCGGGGCCCTCGAAGGGCGGGACCGCGATGCCGCCGCCGTAGATGGGATCGGCGAGGATCGGCGTGCCGATGGCCCTGAGGTGCACGCGAATCTGGTGCCGTCGCCCCGTGTGCGGGGCCGCCCGCACCGCGCTGATCGCGGCCGCGCCCGAACGCCACACGCTCACGACGCCGTAGCCGGTCGCCGCCTCGCGCGCGCCGGCCTCGCCGCGCGCCGCCGGCCGGGTCCTGCCCCGCCGCGCGTCGTGGAGCGGCACGTCGATCCGCCCCGACGGCGGGTCCGGGCAGCCGCGCACGAACGCCAGGTACTGCTTGCCGACGTCGCGGGCCTCGAACGCCATCGAGAGCGCCCGATGCGCCTCGGCCGTGCGCGCGAAGACGACGACGCCCGACGTGTCCCGGTCCAGCCGGTGCACGACCCACGTCCGGGTGCCGATCGTGGCGGCGACCCTGTCGCGCAGACACTCGCCCTCGGCGGTGCCGGGGGCGGGCACGACCGGCACGCCCGAGGGCTTGTCGACGACGACCAGGCTGGCGTCCTCGTAGAGGATGGCGATCGGCGCCGGCGGCGACATTGGCATATCTTGCGTCCAACGGCCGGCCGCCGCCCAGGTGGAACGCAACTTGAACCGGCCGCGCGCGAGAGGTGCACATGGTCCACTGCGGAGGACAGGAACGACTGGCGACCGGGCGGCGCATGCCGCCGGCGCGCGCGAGACTCGGCGCTGCCCTGCTGACCCTCGGCGTGCTGGCGGGTCTGCCGGCGCCGGCATCGGCGCAGCCGGCCGTCGGGTTCCAGGGCGGCGTCGCCGTCGATCCCGAGCAGGTGTTCGGGGGCGTGTTCTGGCAGACCGGCGATCTCGGACGCGGCATCCGGCTCAGGCCGGGCATCGACGGCGCCACTGGTCAGGGCCTGCGCATCGCCACCATCAACATGGACTTCGTCTACGGCTATCCGCTCGGCTCCAACGGCTGGACGCTCTACGCAGGGGGCGGTCCCACGGTCGTGGTCACGCGAATCCCGGACGTCGACCTCCGCGACACTGGCGTGGGCTTCCACTCGCTCGTCGGGTTCGGCCACGACAGCGGGTTCTTCACCGAGATCCGGCTCGGCTCCGGCCGCGCGCAGCAGTTGAAGGTCGGCGTCGGCTGGGCGATCGCCCTCAACTGAGCGGCGTCGGCGCATGCGATACTCGCCGGCCATGTCGACGACTCGCGTGCGCACCGTGACCTGGGACGATCCGGCCGTCACGGCACCGGCCTTCACGGCCGGACCGGGCCTCGAGGTCCTTCGGCGGTCGCTCGCCGGCGCCTTCCCTCCCTCGCCCATGGCGCAGCTGATGGGCCTGGAACTGGTCGACGCGGCCCCCGGAACGGCGGTGTTCGCGGCGGATCCCGGTGAGCACCTCTACAACCCGTCGGGCGTCGTCCACGGCGGGTTCGCGGCGACCATTCTCGATTCCGCCGTCGGCTGCGCCGTCTACACGACGGTCGAGGGCGGCGACACCTACACGACCATCGAACTGAAGGTGAACTACGTCAAGGCCATCACGACGGCCACGGGACGGGTCCGGGCCACCGGGCGCGTGCTGCACCGCGGCCGGCGCACCGTCGTGGCGGAAGGACGACTGGAAGACGCGTCCGGCCGGCTGCTGGCCCACGCCACTACGACCTGCCTCGTGATCCCGGCCTGAACGCCGCGGCCCCTGGGGCGCGCCATCGCCCGATGAGCGGCGTCAGCGCGGCACCAGGATGACCGTCTCCACCCGGTCGATGGACGCCGGATCCACCGGCGCCCCGACCCGCCCGTCCTCCACGGCGTGCACGCCGTAGCCGAGGGCGGCCATCTCGCCCAGGAGCGCGACGGGCGTCGTGCCCGACACCCGCTGCAACTGCTCGGGGTGCACCTCCGACAGCACGAACGGCCGGTCCTCCGCGAGCAGACGGCGGGCGCCGCGTACCACCTGCGGCTCGGCACCCTCGACGTCCATCTTGAGGAACCGGACGGGACGCCGGAGACCGGCGTCGTCCAGTCGCACCGTCGGCACGCGGGCGGTCGCGAGGCCGTCGGCCGCGTCGTTCGCAGCGGCGAGGAAGGCACCGCCCGTGTTGAGGGTCTCGCGCGCGAAGCGCAGCAGGGCCTCGCCCGTCGTGTCGGACACGGCTGCGCGATGGAGCTGCAGGCGCCCGCCGAACCCGCTCTCGGCGATCGAGCGCTCGAGCAGATCCGCGTTGCGGTCCAGCGGCTCGAACGCATGCACGCGCCCGGTCGCGCCGACTGCGTCGGCCAGCTGCAGCGCGAAGAACCCGATGTGGGCGCCGACGTCCACGGCGGTGTCTCCGGGCCGGACCAGTGACACGGCCAGGGCCGCCGCCGCGCGTTCGTAGCCATCGCGCAGGATCGGCAGCCCGATCACGTGATCCGCGAGGTCGATCCACAGCCGCGCGCCGCCGAGCGGCTTGATGACGAGCGCGGGCCCGCCGTGGCCGGCCGCGTCGGGATTCTTCAGCCGGAACTCCTCCGACGCCATGATGTCGCGCCGCAGCTCCTCGCTCGTCCGCCAGGCGCGCAGCTTCGGCTCGATCGCCTGCTCGCTCTCCGGGTCCCGGTCGAGCAGCAGCCGATACGCCCACACCACGTGCTCCCGGCCGATTCTCGCCTCGCTCATCGCGCCACTCTCCCCTGCACCGCCACTGCCGCCCCGCCGTGACACGCCGAGGCATCGACGCGCACCACGCTCACGTAGCTGTCGCGCGAGAACACCTGCGGCAGCGGCAGGTCCACGTCCTGGCGATCCGTGTCCTCGAACGCGATCACCTGCCGCCCGGCGTCCGAGGCGACCGTCACCGTGCACGGGCGGCGGCCCCGGACGCCGATGACGGCCGACGACAGCCGGACCGGCGCGCGCACGAGCAGCTCGGTCGTCTCCCCGGGCGCCACCGCCACCCAGCCGTCCCGCGCGGGTCCGGCGTCCTCGTCGAGGAGCGCCAGGAACACCTGCGGATCGTGGCCTTGCGGCACCCGGCCGCGGCCCTGATCGAGGATCACGGGAAAGTCCGACGCGCCCGTGAGCTCCAGCGGCAGCCACTCGAACTGCGGCGCGCGCGTGGCCAGCCACGGCTCCTTCGCGGCGAGGAACGGATGGCGGTACGCGGGCCAGAGGAACGCGAGCCCGACGGCCGCGAGCGCCACCGGACGCCACGAGCGGATCGGCGGCATCAGCACGAACACCGCGCCCGCCACGCTGAGGAAGTAGCGGTTGCCGATCGGGCCGCCTCCGCCGGACCAGGTGTAGGGCATCCACACGACCGTCACGAGGGCGACACCGCCCAGCGCCGCGGCGAGCAGCCACTGCCACGGCTGCTTGCGGCGCTCGACGGCCAGCCACGCGATGAACACGAGCAGCCACGTCCAGCCGAACGGAACGAGGCCGAAGTGGCGTCCGGCCACGAAGTACTCGAGGTTGGCGAGGACGCTGGCCGCCCGCCCCTCGTCGCCGACGGGCGTCAGGATCGTGTCGGTGGCCAGGTCGATGCCCGTCGTCTCGAACGTGCCGCCCTGCTCGTCGAACGGGAAACGTCCGTAGAAGGTCTTGCGGGCGCCGCCCTGGTAGTTCGCCTCGCCGGCGATCCAGGCGTTGGCGCCGAACAGCAGCGCGACGAGCACCGCGTAGCCGGCGGCCAGGCCCAGCGCACGCCGCGTTCGCCAGCCGGCGTTGGCCAGGACCAGGGGCGCCGCCAGCGGCAGCACGATCGGCTTCGAGAAGGTCGCCAGTGCCAGGAGCACCAGCGCGATGGCGAGTCGCCAGCGCGGGACCGGCGAAACGCCGCGCGACACGCCGGCCACGAACGCGAGGAAGACCAGCACGAAGTTGGCGAGGTCGGACGTGAGCCACGCGCCGTAGAGGGGCACGACCGAGGCGCCGACGAACAGGCCGGCGAAGGCCACGGCGGGGCCGGCCCGCGAACCCGAGGACGCCCACCATGCCCCGGCCGCGGCGGCCGTCAGCAGCAGGACGACGTTCAGCACCAGCAGGCCCGACAGCCCGAACGCGCGGACGAACGGCGCCGCGAGCAGTCCGTGGACGAACGCCTTGCCGAACCGGAGCTGTCCCGTCGCGTCGCGCTTGAGGAAGATCCCTTCCGGCCCGGTGCCGTACCACTGGCGGAAGCGCGCGTAGTCACGGGCGTCGAATCGGAGGTCGCCGTCGTCCGCGAGGCTGGCGGCGATGGCGATGTAGGTCGACTCGTCGCCCTTGAGCCCGCCCACGATCGCAACGGCGGGATCCCGCGCCGGCTGCGCCGCGACGGGAGGCGCGCCGCACACCACGATCGCCGCGAGAAGGACCAGGGCCGCGCCGGAGATGCCCGGTCGGCCGGCCGGGCTCATGAACGCTCGGCCCCGGCGTCGGGCGCCGCCCCGACGAGCGGACGCACGAGGTGCGCGGCCAGCACCGCCAGGACGGCCAGCATCGCCCACCGCAGCACGGCGGCCATGAACGCCGCGTCCACCGTCGGCCAGACGATCGGGTACTGCCGCAGCACGGCCCAGCGGTCGGTCAGCCAGTGCCAGGACGTGTGCGCCACGAACGCCGACGCGATGACGACGCCGAGCCGCTCGTCCACGACCCGGCCGAACACGACGGCGAGCACGGGCAGCAGGACCGCCAGGACCAGCAGCTGCCCCAGCTCCACGCCGACGTTGAAGGACAGGAGCGAGGTCAGCAGGTGCCGGCCCGCGAACTGCAGCGACTCGCGAAGCGCGAACGAGAAGCCGAATCCGTGCACCAACCCGAAGCCGAACGTCACGACCCACCGACGCTGCAGGTGCGCGCCGGTGATGTTCTCGATCGCCATGTACACGATCGAGGCCGCGATCAGGGTCTCGATGAGCGGGGGGAACCACAGGGCGCTCGGCGCCATGTCGAACGCCGAGGCGATGAGCGTGATGGAGTGCGCCACCGTGAAGGCCGTCACGACGGCCACGAGCGGGCGCAGGCGCCGGAACGGGATCACCAGCGCGAAGAGGAACAGCAGGTGGTCCGTCCCGTCGAGGATGTGGAAGAAGCCGTCCTTGACGAAGCGGAACGCCGCCTGGTGCCAGCGCGGATCGAGCTGCACGATGCCCGGGTCGCCGTGCACGTCGAAGGCGCGCTCCGGGTTGCCGGGGCTCAGGAGGCGCATCACCACGTTCACCCGGAGCCCGAGGCGCGTCAGGCCGGGGCGGATGGCGAAGCGGGACTGGTCGGACCGGATCGGATACTCGAAGCGGACGTCGAGGAGTCCGTCCTCCCAATAGAGGTCGGTGTCCTCGGGGAGCGGGGGCGCCGCCAGGTGCGCCTCGGCCTCGTCGAAGCTGGCGAACGAGCGGTCGGAGGGCAGCGACACCCGGGCCGCCGAGACGGCCTGTGGCTTCGGCAGCGGCTCGCCGTCCTCGAACAACTCGACGAAATCGCCGATCCAGAGCATGGCCGCATCGTCGAGCGTGCGCTGGACGCGCGCGACGTCGAGGAAGCCGTTCTCGCGGGTCGGGATGTCCACGTCGCGCATGGCCTTCAACGGCGCGCGGACGAGGAACACCAGCGTGTGGCCCTGGGGCTTCAGGAAGGTCTGAACCGTGACTTCGTTGGGAATTTCGTGCGCGCCCGGCCGGGCGGCGAGCAGCAGGCAGCCGGCGAGCGCCAGCGCGACGGTTCGCTTCACGTTCGCGAGCGTACCGACTCGCCCCCCGGTCTGGCAAGGCCGTCCGGGGCGCCCGCCGGCTCCGGATGACAGACGGCAATCCGTGTATACTCGCCGGGTTTGCGGTTCCGCCTTGGGGGGCGGGGCCTGTTCTGGAGGCATTCATGAGCCGAGTCATTCGCTCGCGCAAGGTCCGAATCGGGAGCGCCCTGGCCGCCCTGGCCCTGGCGCTGGGTCTGAGCGCGTCCTGGATGGAGCAGCGCGCCGTGGTCGAGGCGCAGGCGGGTGCGGTCGCCCCCCGCTTCGAAGTGGACCCGATGTGGCCGAAGCCGATGCCCAACAACTGGGTCCTCGGCCAGACCATCGGGCTGACCGTGGACGACCGGGATCACATCTGGCTCATCCACCGCGGCAACGACCCCGGCACGGCCGGCCTCGACCGCACGGAGCTCGCCGTGGTGACGCCCGGCGGTCCGCGCGTGGGCGAGTGCTGCGACCCGGCGCCGCCGGTGCTCGAGTTCGACGCCGAGGGCAACCTGGTCGGCTCCTGGGGCGGACGCAAGGAAGGCGCCCCCTATGAGTGGCCGGAGTCGAACCACGGCATCGTCGTGGACCACAAGGGCTTCGTCTGGATCGGCGGCAACGGCCCCGGTGACGCGCACATCCTGAAGTTCACGCGCGACGGCAAGTTCGTGGCGCAGTACGGCAAGGCCTACGCGCGGAAGGATCCGAAGTCGCCGCAGGAGAAGCCGACGTTCATCGCGAACAGCCACGACATGAACAACTTCGGCCGCGTGGCCAAGATCTTCATCGATCCGAGGGCCAACGAGGGCTACGTGGCCGACGGGTATTTCAACCACCGCGTCGCCGTCATCGACCTCGACAACGGCAAGATCAAGCGCTACTGGGGCGCCTACGGCAAGCCGCCGACGGACGAGAACCTGGGCCGCTACGTGCCCGGCCAGCCGCCCGCGCAGCAGTTCCGGAACCCCGTGCACTGCGCCGAGGTCTCGGTGGACGGCATGGTCTACGTGTGCGACCGCCCGAACGACCGCGTGCAGGTCTTCGACAAGACCGGCAAGTTCATCACCGAGCACTTCATCGAGACCAACACGCTGGCCGACGGGTCCGTGTGGGACATCGCGTTCTCGAAGGACCCCGGCCAGAAGTATCTCTACATGGCCGACGGCGTGAACGAGCACGTCCGCATCTTCGACCGGAAGTCGATGACCGAGCTCACCAACTTCGGCTACGGCGGCCGGCAGCCCGGCATGTTCCTGGGCGTCCACTCGATCGCCACCGACTCGAAGGGCAACATCTACACGACCGAGACCTACACCGGAAAGCGCCTGCAGAAGTTCGTCTTCAAGGGCGAGGGTCCGGTGACCGCGAAGAAGCAGGGCGTGCCCTGGCCGAAGAGCGGGAACTGACGCGCTGCGGCGCGACGGCGTCCAATCGACGGCGGCGGCCTCCGGGCCGCCGCCGTTTTTCTTTGGCCGCGGGCCTGCCGGAACCGGGCCGCGAGGGACGCCGCCCGGAGATCCCGGCGGGATTTGCTACTCTGTAGGCAAGGAGACGCAATGACATTCGCGAAGGTCGGTTTCGTGCTCGTGCCGGCGGCCTGGCTGTTCCTGGTCACGGCGGCCCCGGAGGCCGCGCAGTCGAAGAGCGTGGTCGACGGCGTCTTCACCGAGGCGCAGGCCACCCGCGGCAACGAGGTGTACCAGCGGGAGTGCAGTTCGTGCCACGGCGAAGGACTGGGCGGCGACGGGTTCGCGCCCGCGCTGGCCGGCACCGAGTTCCTGGGCAACTGGAACGGCACGACGGTCGGGGATCTCTACGATCGCATCCGGATCTCGATGCCTCCGAGCAACCCGTCGTCGGTGAACGCCCAGGCCAAGGCCGACATCATCGCCCACGTCTTCAAGGCCAACAAGTACCCGGCCGGCAAGGAAGAGCTGACGCCCGACACCCTCAAGCCCATCAAGATCGAGCTGCCCAAGTAGCCGCCGACCCACGACTCCCGTCGGCGGACGTACACGCTTGGTGTCCCGATATTGAACACCCTGTGCCGCGGCAGCCCACGAGGCCGCCGCGCACAGGCCTCCCTCCCTGGTTCTGCCTTCCGGAACCCCACCGAAATCGAACGAATCGCGCAAGAACCTCAGCGGCCGCGGCCCGCGGCCGACCACAAGCCGCCGCGACGATCCGCGGCACGCCGGTTGCGTAGGAACGAGGCGTGCTGGACACGCCGAGGCCCCTCGCGTCGATGCCCGCCGACCTGCTGCACCAGTGCCCGGTGTGCGGTCACGGCATGGCGGTGATGGTGGCAGAGACGCCGAAAGGCCGGCTCACGCAGTGCGCGAGCTGCGGCGAGCTGGACTATCGCCGCCACGTCGTCCTGCAGCAGGCGCCCCAGCTGCCTGGCCGCTCCTGACCACGGACTGGCGCGAGGCCCACACCCCGACGCCGCCGGCTCGTGCGCGGCGCGCCCCGTGATACATGTGGGGGGCCCACCTCAACTGGAGTTCCGTCCATGCCTCGCGCGTTCGCATTTGCCGCTCTGCTCTCGGCCGTCGCTTCCCCCCTCTTCGGACAGACCCCGTCCACCGGCACGGTGTTCGCCGGGGCCCAGGCGTTCGCCTCGATCGAGAAGGTCGGGGCCACCGCGGGCTTCGGTGTGCCGTGGCCGGATCAGGGCGGAACGGTCGCCGGCGGAGGTCTCGGCCTGGGCATCCAGCTGACCCCGTCAATCAGCGCCCGGCTCGAGTGGAGTGCCACCGACACCCTCAAGTCATCCTCGACGGTCGGCCCGCTCCCCCTCGTCACGTCCCCGCTGGTCGCCATGCCAAACGGGTTCCCGCATTCCGGCACCCTCCCGTTCGTGGTGGACCAGCAGTACGAGCGGCGGCGTACCTCCACGACGGCATTGGCGCTCCTCGGCTACCGCCTCGGTGGCGAGCGCCTCGGGCTCGAACTCCTCGGCGGGCTCGGTGTCGTCTACCTGGACCAGCGCGAGTCCTACGACGTGCGTATTCTGGGCGCGAGCCTGGTGCCCAGTACCGACTACCGCACCGCGGCCTACCGCGCGGTGGCGGCGGTCGGGGCCGATGTGCCCGTGGCGCTGACCCGACACGCGTCGCTCGTGCCGTCGGTCCGGGCCTGGGCGGTGGACGGCGGACTCACGCTCCGCCCGGGCGTGGGCGTCCGCTGGACCTTCTGACCCGGCCGCCGACCGCGTGCTATCCTCGATTTCTCCATTCCACGAGGGAGTGCCCGCGTGCCGATCTTCGAGTACACCTGCCGCGCCTGCCAGCACCAGTTCGAGACCCTCGTCCGCACCGGCGGCACGCCCGCATGCCCGAAGTGCGCCAGCGTGGACCTCGAGAAGCTCCTGTCGCTGCCGGCCATCAAGTCGGAATCGACCCACGCGCTCGCGATGAAGGCGGCCCAGAAGCGTGACGCGAAACAGGCCGACATCAACGCCCGCACCCAGCGGGAGTACGAGCTGGCGCACGAGGACTAGGGGCGGGGATCGGGTCCCGGGTCCCGGGTCCCGGGGTTGAAACAACCAGGGCCCGGCGGGGTGACCGCCGGGCCCTGATTCACCTTCGCGTGGGCAGCATCACGTCGCAGCCCGAAGCCCGGGCCCCGAGACCCGAGACCCTCGCTCGCTAGAAGCGAAGCAGGAGCGTCGCCTGCGCCGCCCGGGCGGCCTGCTGGTTCCGGAACTGGAGGTAGTTGGCGGTGTTGAAGCGCTCGTTGGCGCCGCTGTAGTTGTACTGGCTGTAGTTGCCGGCGTTCAGGGCGTTGAACACCGACAGGCCGGCGACGATCTCACGCGAGCCGCCGAGCTTCACGGCCTTGTTGAAGGTGAGCCCCAGCGTCTGGATGGCCGGAGCCTGCACCTGCCCGTCGCCACGGGTCGGGTAGACGAACCGCATGCGCGTCGCGAGCGGGTTGCTCTGGGTGGTGCCGTTGGCCAGCGTCACCCGGGCCGGACCGAACACCGACAGCTGCGGGTCGTTGGCCGCCAGCAGGTCCACGATCGGCCCGGACCACGGCCCGGCCAGGATCGTGTAGGTCGCGCCAAGCGTCACGTTCCACGGCAGGATGAAGCTGCCGCCGAAGCGCGCCGAGTACTTCTGCCAGGTGGGTCCGTAGGTGTGCACCGTGGTGCCCGTGCTGAGCGGCAGCGAGTTCTCCTCGTTGTTGCCGCGCGGCATGTAGAGCAGGGCGTCGCTCGGGAACGCGTCAGGCTGGATGAAACGGGCCGGGTCGGTCGGGTTCCACGTGCCGCCGAAGTGCTGCCACTGCCGGTTGATGCCCGCCATCAACTGGAAGTTGTGCGACATGTTCTTGGCCACCGTGACCTCGAGCGCCCGGTATTCCAGCGTGCTCCACGAGTTGTTCTGCTGCTGGAAGATGATGCCCCGGTTGGGATCGATGGCGCCGAAGCCGCCGAACGGCTGGTTGGGGCCGCTGGGGTAGATGCCGTTGACGTCCACCCGCGCCCAGTTGTCGTGATAGCTGCGCGAGATGCCGGCGATGTCCACCGAGAGCGACCACGGGAACTGGTGGCGCAGCCCGATGATGTACTCGTTCACGTAGGGCTGGTGCAGGCCGTCGGCGAACTCGTAGTCGGCAATCGACGCATTGCGCGCCGGGCTCAGCACCTCGGCCTCGAAGACGCCGTCGCCGTTGAAGTCGTAGGTGTCGCGCTGGGCGGCCGCCTCGGTGGCGCCGAAGAGCGTGATGGCGTCGCGCCCCATCACCTGCTCGTGCACGCGGACGGCGCTGCCGCGCAGGACGGTGCGGGCGTCGCTCGTGAGCTGGTACGAGAAGCCGAAGCGCGGCCCGATCTCGGTGCTGGACTGCCGCTCGATCTTGAACACGTCGTCGTAGCGCCGGACGAAGTCGGCGCGCACGCCCAGGCTCAGCGTGAGCCTGCCCGTGGGCCGCCACTGATCCTGCACGTAGATGCCGATGTCGCGGTCGCGCGCGGCGCGGGTGGTGAGCGAGGTGGGCGAGATGTAGCGGCGGTGGAACGGGACGGTGCCGGCGCCGATGTTGTTGACGTCGCGCAGGCGCTGCTCCTCCAGCACGAACCCGCCGTTGACGTAGTTCGTCGTCTGGTCGTAGCGGTTGCGCGGGGCCGCGAAGAGGCCGGTCTGGAACTGGTGGTTCCCGAACCAGCCGTCCTTGAACCAGGTGAGGTCGGCGCGGATGATGACCTGCGAGGCCGGCTGCAGCGCGTAGGACTGGAGGTTGCCGCCCTCGAGGATGCGGCCCGAGCCCT
Coding sequences within:
- a CDS encoding class I SAM-dependent methyltransferase, with product MTVIVIVPARGTERLARTADLPLSLCPAPADLADGAVAELTTARHVPLGVAVLDRATGLWRVMSRGAEPHRAPDAAWAEDRIARAARLRGAFGLDAPEAAYRLLNGAGDGTPGVVADLYAGWAVVAAAAPGLVAVATGIAEALVGRGSCRGAVVKLRARGRPADGGPVATVGETPPARLEVREGPWRFEVHLTTGVNVGLFTDMREERARIAGLARGRDVLNLFAYTGTLSIAAAAGGAASVTSVDVSEGVLGWARDHIAMNGLDAGRHRTEARDAATFVAEAGARGERFDLVLVDPPSYSAARGAPFAIDRDYPALVSAAAGLMPPDGDLWLASNTRGFQLAGMAHAALAAAGRRASVVAQGGLPPDYPTELADADARYLQTCLLRLA
- a CDS encoding zinc ribbon domain-containing protein; the protein is MPIFEYTCRACQHQFETLVRTGGTPACPKCASVDLEKLLSLPAIKSESTHALAMKAAQKRDAKQADINARTQREYELAHED
- a CDS encoding PaaI family thioesterase, translated to MSTTRVRTVTWDDPAVTAPAFTAGPGLEVLRRSLAGAFPPSPMAQLMGLELVDAAPGTAVFAADPGEHLYNPSGVVHGGFAATILDSAVGCAVYTTVEGGDTYTTIELKVNYVKAITTATGRVRATGRVLHRGRRTVVAEGRLEDASGRLLAHATTTCLVIPA
- a CDS encoding carboxypeptidase regulatory-like domain-containing protein codes for the protein MKKGRLVVAAVLLLGWAAAASAQQGLGGLRGVVTDAQGAVLPGVTVTVTSPNMLGPQVAVTSTAGEYRVINLPPGTFTVTAELTGFASYLREGILIRAGSTFQVDIQMQLSTLQETITVTGDSPMIEVDKASNVLNIDGEFQRLMPIQARRNYSDFLELTPGVISRGFDDGSGRQVYFGHGTEHFAHVLQLEGTIASNYHDAQLTYVSMGADMVADTQVKTGGVDAAEPMGTGLVMNVITKSGGNTFRGSGAAGYQPYAWNGNNVDNCSSAPGCKPGSGGTPTTAYVRQFDGAFGGPIARDKAWFFGALRRSVSSSGISRTSAEVERIQAFKPGATLFDNDSESWQPFFKVTSRLGKHDVQAFYQRDRLVLTGDREYNYEPIQAQSTGGPLYSGKITSVWGNSVTTTVTASYNGKGGSDANTFESLGLTGPQIVIHNEANVSGATLQGSGRILEGGNLQSYALQPASQVIIRADLTWFKDGWFGNHQFQTGLFAAPRNRYDQTTNYVNGGFVLEEQRLRDVNNIGAGTVPFHRRYISPTSLTTRAARDRDIGIYVQDQWRPTGRLTLSLGVRADFVRRYDDVFKIERQSSTEIGPRFGFSYQLTSDARTVLRGSAVRVHEQVMGRDAITLFGATEAAAQRDTYDFNGDGVFEAEVLSPARNASIADYEFADGLHQPYVNEYIIGLRHQFPWSLSVDIAGISRSYHDNWARVDVNGIYPSGPNQPFGGFGAIDPNRGIIFQQQNNSWSTLEYRALEVTVAKNMSHNFQLMAGINRQWQHFGGTWNPTDPARFIQPDAFPSDALLYMPRGNNEENSLPLSTGTTVHTYGPTWQKYSARFGGSFILPWNVTLGATYTILAGPWSGPIVDLLAANDPQLSVFGPARVTLANGTTQSNPLATRMRFVYPTRGDGQVQAPAIQTLGLTFNKAVKLGGSREIVAGLSVFNALNAGNYSQYNYSGANERFNTANYLQFRNQQAARAAQATLLLRF
- a CDS encoding HupE/UreJ family protein; the protein is MKRTVALALAGCLLLAARPGAHEIPNEVTVQTFLKPQGHTLVFLVRAPLKAMRDVDIPTRENGFLDVARVQRTLDDAAMLWIGDFVELFEDGEPLPKPQAVSAARVSLPSDRSFASFDEAEAHLAAPPLPEDTDLYWEDGLLDVRFEYPIRSDQSRFAIRPGLTRLGLRVNVVMRLLSPGNPERAFDVHGDPGIVQLDPRWHQAAFRFVKDGFFHILDGTDHLLFLFALVIPFRRLRPLVAVVTAFTVAHSITLIASAFDMAPSALWFPPLIETLIAASIVYMAIENITGAHLQRRWVVTFGFGLVHGFGFSFALRESLQFAGRHLLTSLLSFNVGVELGQLLVLAVLLPVLAVVFGRVVDERLGVVIASAFVAHTSWHWLTDRWAVLRQYPIVWPTVDAAFMAAVLRWAMLAVLAVLAAHLVRPLVGAAPDAGAERS
- a CDS encoding FkbM family methyltransferase encodes the protein MSEARIGREHVVWAYRLLLDRDPESEQAIEPKLRAWRTSEELRRDIMASEEFRLKNPDAAGHGGPALVIKPLGGARLWIDLADHVIGLPILRDGYERAAAALAVSLVRPGDTAVDVGAHIGFFALQLADAVGATGRVHAFEPLDRNADLLERSIAESGFGGRLQLHRAAVSDTTGEALLRFARETLNTGGAFLAAANDAADGLATARVPTVRLDDAGLRRPVRFLKMDVEGAEPQVVRGARRLLAEDRPFVLSEVHPEQLQRVSGTTPVALLGEMAALGYGVHAVEDGRVGAPVDPASIDRVETVILVPR
- a CDS encoding RluA family pseudouridine synthase, with protein sequence MSPPAPIAILYEDASLVVVDKPSGVPVVPAPGTAEGECLRDRVAATIGTRTWVVHRLDRDTSGVVVFARTAEAHRALSMAFEARDVGKQYLAFVRGCPDPPSGRIDVPLHDARRGRTRPAARGEAGAREAATGYGVVSVWRSGAAAISAVRAAPHTGRRHQIRVHLRAIGTPILADPIYGGGIAVPPFEGPASRLALHAASIGFPHPVSGRRVVVDAPLPADLAALDAWLDAHWTREAGS
- a CDS encoding cytochrome c, which gives rise to MTFAKVGFVLVPAAWLFLVTAAPEAAQSKSVVDGVFTEAQATRGNEVYQRECSSCHGEGLGGDGFAPALAGTEFLGNWNGTTVGDLYDRIRISMPPSNPSSVNAQAKADIIAHVFKANKYPAGKEELTPDTLKPIKIELPK